From Vibrio splendidus, a single genomic window includes:
- a CDS encoding methylated-DNA--[protein]-cysteine S-methyltransferase, whose amino-acid sequence MEDTTYKMLYDAPIGKMIIVSNGVSLIEIDHVNHEELMTSNPDELCQLAAKQLDEYFAGQRTRFDLPLEPKGTDFQLKAWVALTSIPYGETISYGEQAKRMDNPKAVRAVGGANGKNPFSIVVPCHRVIGANGTLTGYTGGMNRKEWLLNFELRMINSE is encoded by the coding sequence ATGGAAGACACCACTTACAAAATGCTTTACGACGCGCCGATTGGCAAGATGATCATTGTGAGTAATGGTGTATCGCTTATTGAAATTGACCATGTAAATCACGAAGAGCTAATGACTAGCAATCCAGATGAACTTTGCCAACTGGCGGCGAAACAGTTAGACGAATACTTTGCAGGCCAACGCACCCGTTTTGACTTACCTTTAGAACCCAAAGGTACCGATTTTCAACTCAAAGCCTGGGTCGCATTGACCAGCATCCCTTACGGGGAAACCATCAGCTATGGCGAGCAAGCGAAAAGAATGGACAACCCGAAAGCCGTAAGGGCAGTCGGTGGTGCGAACGGTAAAAACCCGTTTAGCATTGTTGTCCCCTGCCATCGAGTGATTGGTGCGAACGGTACATTAACGGGCTACACCGGCGGCATGAACCGCAAAGAGTGGTTGTTGAACTTTGAGCTGAGAATGATAAACAGCGAGTAA
- a CDS encoding MATE family efflux transporter, whose translation MQDKHGLLTAPIESTLRTMTIPTIFGMVAILMFNLVDTFFISLLGTQALAAVSFTFPVTFAINCITMGIGIGLSTCIGRLLGQGSAQNAARFTCHGLLLALLLVGCASTLGITFLEPMFTLLGAKQELLPLISEYMSVWYLAIPLLVIPMAGNSAIRATGDTKTPAKIMLLAGLINGILDPLLIFGYGPFPELGIQGAAIASGFSWFGALCGSLYVLTVREKLLAPPKLKNIVSDWRQILKIGTPAALSNALNPLAGAIIMMMLAKQGTEAVAAYGAAQRIESILIIVLMSLTSALTPFMAQNFGANNPQRSFKALFLSMRFAILFQGLVFLMMVPLSIPLAALFSQEESVRGILWHYLLVVPFSYGFQGIVMMLISGMNAMHQPLKAFQWSFMRLFVFTLPFAWIGSQVDGVEGMFVGLALGNIMGGISGYCFALRVRAKADARGE comes from the coding sequence ATGCAAGATAAGCACGGGCTATTAACTGCCCCTATTGAGAGTACATTGCGTACCATGACCATACCGACCATATTCGGTATGGTGGCGATCTTGATGTTTAACCTCGTCGATACTTTCTTCATCTCATTGCTGGGCACCCAAGCCTTAGCAGCGGTGAGTTTTACCTTTCCAGTCACCTTTGCCATCAACTGCATCACCATGGGGATTGGTATTGGCTTATCGACATGTATCGGTCGGTTACTTGGCCAAGGCAGCGCACAAAATGCAGCGCGCTTTACCTGTCATGGCTTATTGTTGGCTCTGCTTCTTGTCGGCTGCGCTTCTACGCTAGGTATTACTTTCTTAGAGCCTATGTTCACCCTGTTAGGGGCAAAGCAAGAGTTGCTGCCGCTGATATCGGAATACATGTCGGTGTGGTATCTCGCGATCCCATTGTTGGTCATTCCCATGGCAGGCAATAGCGCGATTCGAGCGACCGGTGATACAAAAACGCCCGCCAAGATCATGCTACTGGCTGGGCTTATCAATGGAATTTTAGATCCGCTGCTCATCTTCGGTTATGGGCCTTTCCCTGAACTGGGGATTCAAGGCGCAGCCATTGCCAGTGGTTTCAGTTGGTTTGGTGCTTTGTGTGGCTCACTGTACGTGTTGACCGTACGAGAAAAACTGCTTGCTCCTCCTAAGCTGAAAAACATCGTCAGTGACTGGCGACAGATCCTAAAAATAGGCACACCAGCCGCTCTGTCTAACGCTCTGAATCCACTTGCTGGCGCTATCATCATGATGATGCTGGCCAAGCAAGGTACTGAAGCGGTGGCGGCGTATGGCGCAGCGCAACGTATTGAGTCCATTCTGATCATTGTGTTGATGTCTCTTACTTCTGCTCTTACACCTTTCATGGCGCAGAACTTTGGCGCGAACAACCCTCAACGCAGCTTTAAGGCACTGTTTCTAAGCATGCGTTTTGCCATATTATTCCAAGGGTTAGTCTTCTTAATGATGGTGCCACTGAGCATTCCTTTAGCCGCCCTATTCTCTCAAGAAGAGTCGGTGCGAGGCATATTGTGGCATTACCTGCTAGTAGTGCCCTTTAGCTATGGATTTCAAGGCATTGTGATGATGTTGATCAGCGGCATGAACGCAATGCATCAACCACTTAAAGCCTTCCAATGGAGCTTCATGCGCTTGTTTGTGTTTACCTTGCCCTTTGCGTGGATAGGCAGCCAAGTCGATGGTGTCGAAGGGATGTTTGTTGGCTTAGCACTAGGAAACATCATGGGCGGTATATCCGGGTATTGCTTTGCGCTTCGTGTAAGGGCTAAAGCAGATGCGAGAGGCGAATAA
- a CDS encoding co-chaperone GroES, whose protein sequence is MNIRPLHDRVIVERQEVESKSAGGIVLTGSAAEKSTRGTILAVGKGRILENGSVQPLDVKVGDTVIFSEGYGTKTEKIDGKEVLIMSENDIMAIVE, encoded by the coding sequence ATGAATATCCGTCCTCTACACGACCGAGTTATCGTTGAGCGCCAAGAAGTTGAATCTAAATCTGCTGGTGGCATCGTTCTAACTGGTTCTGCCGCTGAAAAATCAACGCGCGGTACTATTCTAGCTGTTGGCAAAGGCCGCATTTTAGAAAATGGTTCAGTACAACCATTGGACGTTAAAGTTGGCGATACTGTTATCTTTTCTGAAGGCTACGGCACTAAAACTGAAAAGATCGACGGCAAAGAAGTTCTGATCATGTCTGAAAACGACATCATGGCGATCGTTGAGTAA
- the groL gene encoding chaperonin GroEL (60 kDa chaperone family; promotes refolding of misfolded polypeptides especially under stressful conditions; forms two stacked rings of heptamers to form a barrel-shaped 14mer; ends can be capped by GroES; misfolded proteins enter the barrel where they are refolded when GroES binds), with product MAAKDVKFGNDARIKMLEGVNVLADAVKVTLGPKGRNVVLDKSFGAPTITKDGVSVAREIELEDKFQNMGAQMVKEVASQANDAAGDGTTTATVLAQSIIAEGLKAVAAGMNPMDLKRGIDKAVIAAVEELKNLSVPCSDTKAIAQVGTISANSDSTVGNIIAEAMEKVGRDGVITVEEGQALQDELDVVEGMQFDRGYLSPYFINNQEAGSVDLDSPFILLIDKKVSNIRELLPTLEAVAKASRPLLIIAEDVEGEALATLVVNNMRGIVKVAAVKAPGFGDRRKSMLQDIAILTGGTVISEEIGLDLEKVTLEDLGQAKRITITKENSTIIDGAGNEEMIKGRVSQIRQQIEDATSDYDKEKLQERVAKLAGGVAVIKVGAATEVEMKEKKDRVEDALHATRAAVEEGVVAGGGVALIRAASKVAGLEGDNEEQNVGIRVALRAMEAPIRQITTNAGDEESVVANNVRAGEGNYGYNAATGEYGDMIAMGILDPTKVTRSALQFAASVAGLMITTEAMITDKPQDSGPAMPDMGGMGGMGGMGGMM from the coding sequence ATGGCTGCTAAAGACGTTAAATTTGGTAACGACGCACGTATTAAAATGCTAGAAGGTGTAAACGTTCTGGCTGACGCAGTAAAAGTAACGCTAGGTCCTAAAGGCCGTAACGTTGTTCTAGACAAATCATTTGGCGCACCGACTATCACTAAAGATGGTGTTTCAGTTGCACGTGAAATCGAACTTGAAGACAAGTTCCAAAACATGGGCGCACAAATGGTTAAAGAAGTGGCTTCGCAAGCGAATGACGCGGCGGGCGACGGAACAACTACAGCAACAGTATTGGCTCAGTCGATTATCGCTGAAGGCCTAAAAGCGGTTGCTGCGGGTATGAACCCAATGGATCTTAAGCGCGGCATCGACAAAGCGGTTATCGCGGCTGTTGAAGAGCTGAAGAACCTTTCTGTTCCTTGTTCAGACACGAAAGCTATTGCTCAAGTAGGTACTATCTCTGCGAACTCTGATTCGACAGTAGGTAACATCATTGCTGAAGCGATGGAAAAAGTAGGTCGTGATGGCGTTATCACGGTTGAAGAAGGTCAGGCTCTACAAGACGAGCTAGACGTAGTTGAAGGTATGCAGTTCGACCGCGGTTACCTATCTCCTTACTTCATCAACAACCAAGAAGCCGGTTCTGTTGACCTAGATAGCCCGTTCATTCTTCTTATCGACAAGAAAGTGTCGAACATCCGTGAACTTCTTCCGACTCTAGAAGCGGTTGCTAAGGCATCTCGTCCACTTCTTATCATCGCTGAAGATGTAGAAGGCGAAGCGCTAGCAACTCTTGTTGTGAACAACATGCGTGGCATCGTTAAAGTGGCTGCGGTTAAAGCACCTGGTTTCGGCGACCGTCGTAAATCTATGCTGCAAGACATCGCTATCCTAACGGGCGGCACGGTTATCTCTGAAGAGATCGGCCTAGACCTTGAGAAAGTAACGCTTGAAGACCTAGGTCAAGCTAAGCGCATTACGATCACTAAAGAAAACTCAACCATCATCGATGGTGCGGGTAATGAAGAGATGATCAAAGGTCGCGTTTCTCAAATTCGTCAACAAATCGAAGATGCGACGTCTGACTACGACAAAGAAAAACTTCAAGAGCGCGTAGCTAAGCTAGCTGGCGGTGTTGCAGTAATCAAAGTTGGCGCTGCGACTGAAGTTGAGATGAAAGAGAAGAAAGACCGCGTAGAAGATGCACTTCACGCAACTCGCGCTGCTGTTGAAGAGGGTGTGGTTGCTGGTGGTGGTGTTGCACTTATCCGCGCTGCATCTAAAGTTGCTGGCCTTGAAGGCGACAACGAAGAGCAAAACGTAGGTATCCGCGTTGCACTACGTGCAATGGAAGCGCCTATCCGTCAAATCACGACCAATGCTGGTGATGAAGAATCTGTTGTTGCTAACAACGTTCGCGCTGGCGAAGGTAACTACGGTTACAACGCAGCTACTGGCGAATACGGCGACATGATTGCTATGGGTATCCTAGATCCAACTAAGGTAACGCGTTCGGCACTTCAGTTCGCAGCATCAGTTGCTGGTCTTATGATCACAACAGAAGCGATGATCACTGATAAGCCACAAGATTCTGGCCCTGCAATGCCTGATATGGGTGGCATGGGCGGTATGGGTGGCATGGGCGGCATGATGTAA
- a CDS encoding VC2662 family protein, which produces MKKLLSVLAVSAAVMAPAAFASSPVMFSTINGFNAPDSDAVGGVRLALLHGQVNDVKGVDLAVVGMSETQTTTGVNLGIFGAHKVNQEMTGASLGIFNWNPGKTTGLNLGAVNITNDVKGANVSFVNYSEGNTMVDVGAANLSEVSTVQVGIFNKTNKIEGVQIGLINCADNGFFPCFPIVNFAK; this is translated from the coding sequence ATGAAAAAACTACTTTCAGTACTTGCTGTTTCTGCAGCGGTAATGGCGCCAGCAGCATTTGCTTCTTCGCCTGTTATGTTTTCAACGATCAACGGCTTCAATGCTCCGGATTCAGATGCGGTTGGTGGTGTACGTTTGGCTCTGCTTCACGGACAAGTGAACGACGTTAAAGGTGTCGATCTTGCGGTTGTGGGTATGTCAGAAACACAAACCACGACGGGTGTGAACCTGGGTATTTTTGGGGCGCATAAAGTAAACCAAGAAATGACCGGTGCTTCTTTGGGTATATTCAACTGGAACCCAGGAAAAACAACAGGCTTGAACTTGGGTGCAGTGAACATCACCAATGATGTGAAAGGCGCGAACGTGAGCTTCGTCAACTACTCTGAAGGCAACACTATGGTTGATGTTGGTGCGGCGAACCTTTCAGAAGTGTCGACGGTTCAGGTTGGTATCTTCAACAAAACCAATAAAATCGAAGGCGTACAGATTGGTCTGATCAACTGTGCTGATAACGGTTTCTTCCCGTGCTTCCCGATTGTCAATTTCGCTAAATAG
- a CDS encoding sensor domain-containing diguanylate cyclase, whose protein sequence is MIKHHTIDFKKAFLSLTASFLVVLGLLLVDSAEESDKQYGIENQGVTRSLAELTKIINALEYNITALYPLHGDTYVFSHEKKVEGETCYFISEEQQAPRFDFMFSGPSEMCDPKSELNSEAGKRLFIAPTMAYFANTIDTISAIYFISKEKFIISSPSDFARTIKGDTFDSVVNSRPYWVNTIRFGLAQGQDQVVYTGQYDDYLTGKKVVTLTKGIYVNGEFKGVLGVDGYVSNLVSNPTHGYKVTSTRGANKYGVMDFTYSKPLYVDDINTQLYLSIEEEKSEHFLHVLEMEKIQLSILFVLYLLSVLWLWRFYTRQEHQRLNDLAMCDPLTGLLNRRGFEARLLAQDEQPIIGVGVFDIDDFKVVNDRYGHKTGDEVICHVAQLMLNSVRQQDIVARFGGEEFVVAITGESSELLSSIFQRIQNDISLQSYRCPTGDKVNISVSGGATLYSLYKFDSVGHLWENQSIRSSDEQLYKAKAAGKNQVCIHVH, encoded by the coding sequence TTGATAAAACACCATACCATCGATTTTAAAAAGGCTTTCTTAAGCCTTACCGCCAGTTTTTTAGTCGTTTTGGGCTTATTGCTCGTTGATTCAGCGGAAGAATCAGATAAACAGTATGGAATCGAAAACCAAGGTGTCACGCGCTCTCTTGCTGAGCTCACAAAGATCATTAATGCCCTTGAATACAACATCACGGCACTTTACCCACTGCATGGCGATACTTATGTGTTCTCGCATGAAAAAAAGGTAGAGGGTGAGACGTGCTATTTCATCAGTGAGGAGCAACAAGCCCCTCGTTTTGACTTCATGTTCTCAGGCCCTAGCGAAATGTGTGATCCGAAGTCAGAGCTTAACTCTGAAGCCGGTAAGCGCTTATTCATCGCTCCAACCATGGCTTATTTTGCCAATACTATTGATACCATCTCTGCGATTTACTTTATCTCGAAAGAGAAGTTTATTATCTCTTCGCCTTCTGATTTTGCTCGCACGATTAAGGGCGATACCTTTGACTCTGTGGTGAACAGTCGTCCGTACTGGGTGAATACGATTCGTTTTGGCTTAGCGCAAGGTCAAGACCAAGTTGTCTATACGGGCCAATATGATGATTACCTGACGGGTAAAAAAGTCGTGACGTTAACCAAAGGCATTTACGTTAATGGTGAGTTTAAAGGGGTATTGGGTGTCGATGGCTATGTTTCTAACCTCGTATCGAACCCTACTCATGGTTATAAAGTCACCAGTACTCGAGGCGCAAACAAGTACGGGGTTATGGACTTTACCTATTCCAAGCCTTTGTATGTTGATGACATTAACACTCAGTTATATCTCAGTATTGAAGAAGAGAAGAGCGAGCACTTTCTGCATGTATTGGAGATGGAGAAGATTCAGCTTTCGATACTGTTTGTTTTGTATTTGCTCTCGGTTTTATGGCTATGGCGTTTTTATACAAGACAAGAACACCAGCGTTTGAATGACCTAGCAATGTGCGACCCATTAACTGGTTTACTGAATCGACGCGGCTTTGAAGCTCGATTACTGGCTCAGGACGAACAGCCGATTATTGGTGTTGGCGTGTTTGATATCGATGATTTTAAAGTGGTTAATGACCGCTATGGCCACAAAACAGGGGACGAGGTGATTTGCCATGTGGCTCAGTTGATGCTGAACAGCGTTAGGCAGCAAGATATCGTGGCACGGTTTGGTGGTGAGGAGTTTGTTGTCGCGATCACGGGTGAATCCTCAGAGCTGCTCTCATCGATCTTTCAACGAATCCAGAATGACATTAGCCTGCAAAGTTACCGATGTCCGACGGGTGATAAGGTGAATATTTCTGTCTCTGGGGGAGCGACGCTCTATTCTCTGTACAAGTTCGACAGTGTTGGTCACTTGTGGGAAAACCAGAGTATTCGTTCTTCGGATGAGCAACTTTATAAGGCGAAAGCCGCGGGTAAGAATCAAGTGTGTATTCACGTGCATTAA
- a CDS encoding MgtC/SapB family protein, with product MPQFIEQTLNLAPFSWAGLAACMLCGSLIGIERQTRGKPVGIRTSILIISGTYFFLTMAISLSPNTLDQARVLGQIITGVGFLGAGVMMTLDGKIHGVTSAAIIWVLAALGMMIALGHLSQSVIITLMALVILLGVDKVENSFQSLRRGVHQKWMNKGRVKK from the coding sequence ATGCCACAATTTATAGAACAAACTCTCAACCTTGCCCCCTTTAGCTGGGCAGGCCTCGCAGCATGTATGCTGTGTGGATCATTAATCGGAATCGAAAGGCAAACCCGCGGTAAACCCGTTGGAATACGAACCTCCATTTTGATTATCAGCGGTACTTATTTCTTTCTCACCATGGCGATTAGCTTATCTCCCAACACACTCGATCAAGCCCGTGTGCTTGGTCAGATAATAACGGGGGTGGGATTTCTTGGGGCCGGGGTAATGATGACATTGGATGGCAAGATTCATGGCGTCACGTCTGCGGCGATTATTTGGGTGTTGGCTGCGTTGGGGATGATGATTGCCTTAGGACACCTTTCTCAGTCTGTCATCATCACTCTAATGGCGCTTGTCATACTGCTTGGTGTCGACAAGGTGGAAAACAGTTTCCAAAGCCTGCGTCGTGGTGTGCATCAGAAGTGGATGAATAAAGGTCGCGTGAAGAAGTAA
- a CDS encoding MSHA biogenesis protein MshA, whose product MIELVIVIVILGIVSVTAASKFLNLQSDARISALQGLRGGMQSAADMVYPIAIQQGLEKLSAAKITIEGDNIELAYGYPAADSANAWSLLIESTFADSIFNANDPAEWYFHNTSKEIPWIRFMTQSKKKSSEDCFLLYNEATSSSAPSFELTTSGC is encoded by the coding sequence ATGATCGAATTGGTTATCGTAATTGTCATTCTGGGTATTGTGTCGGTGACTGCCGCTTCTAAGTTTCTCAATCTACAGAGTGATGCTCGTATTTCAGCCCTTCAAGGTTTGAGAGGCGGTATGCAAAGTGCTGCTGACATGGTTTACCCGATTGCAATTCAGCAAGGTTTAGAAAAGTTAAGCGCTGCTAAAATTACAATCGAAGGTGACAACATAGAACTTGCATATGGATACCCAGCGGCAGACTCAGCAAATGCTTGGAGTCTGTTGATTGAAAGTACTTTCGCAGATTCCATATTTAATGCGAATGATCCTGCTGAATGGTATTTCCATAATACTTCTAAAGAAATACCATGGATTCGTTTCATGACCCAAAGTAAGAAGAAATCTTCGGAAGACTGCTTCTTACTTTACAACGAAGCAACCTCTTCTTCTGCGCCTAGCTTTGAATTAACGACAAGCGGCTGCTAG
- the epmB gene encoding EF-P beta-lysylation protein EpmB, producing the protein MPHIITRKVESVEQNWLKQLSNAISDPTKLLQALEIDPTPWQKGFAARELFSLRVPLSFVERMEKGNPHDPLLRQVLPLNEEFEVHQGYSADPLEEQENAIPGLLHKYKSRALMIVKGGCAINCRYCFRRHFPYQDNKGSKSVWQTSLDYVATHPEINEVILSGGDPLMAKDSELEWLINAIEQIPHVKTVRIHSRLPVVIPARVTDELCQLLARTRLNVVMVSHINHANEINLELKQAFHKLKLTGATLLNQGVMLKGVNDSANSLKELSEKLFDAGVLPYYMHVLDKVQGAAHFYISDEEAKMHFKGLISEVSGYLVPKLTREIGGRSSKTPLDLHIE; encoded by the coding sequence ATGCCGCATATCATAACCCGAAAAGTCGAATCTGTTGAGCAAAACTGGCTCAAACAACTATCGAATGCGATCTCTGACCCGACAAAACTGCTTCAAGCATTGGAAATAGACCCAACACCGTGGCAAAAAGGATTCGCAGCACGTGAGCTGTTTTCACTTCGAGTCCCTCTTAGCTTTGTTGAGCGAATGGAAAAAGGCAACCCACACGACCCTCTATTGCGTCAGGTGTTACCACTCAACGAAGAGTTCGAGGTTCATCAAGGCTATTCAGCCGATCCACTAGAAGAGCAAGAAAACGCGATTCCAGGACTGCTGCACAAATACAAAAGTCGCGCGCTAATGATTGTAAAAGGGGGCTGCGCCATCAACTGCCGCTACTGCTTCCGCCGTCATTTCCCTTACCAAGACAACAAGGGTTCTAAGTCTGTGTGGCAAACTAGCCTCGACTATGTGGCCACTCATCCAGAGATCAACGAGGTTATCTTATCCGGTGGTGACCCTTTGATGGCCAAAGACAGCGAACTCGAATGGCTGATCAATGCCATCGAACAGATTCCGCATGTAAAAACCGTTCGAATTCATAGCCGATTACCGGTTGTGATCCCTGCTCGAGTGACGGATGAGCTATGCCAATTGTTAGCTCGAACTCGCCTCAACGTGGTGATGGTCAGCCATATTAATCATGCCAATGAAATCAATTTAGAACTCAAACAAGCTTTCCATAAGTTGAAGCTAACTGGGGCGACTCTGCTTAATCAGGGCGTGATGCTAAAAGGCGTAAATGACAGCGCTAACTCTTTGAAAGAATTAAGCGAAAAGCTATTCGATGCCGGTGTTTTACCTTACTATATGCATGTACTTGATAAAGTTCAGGGCGCCGCTCACTTCTATATCTCCGATGAAGAAGCAAAGATGCACTTTAAGGGTTTGATCTCTGAGGTTTCTGGCTACCTCGTACCTAAGTTAACTCGCGAGATTGGCGGCCGTAGCAGCAAGACACCACTCGACTTACATATTGAATAA
- the efp gene encoding elongation factor P — MASVSTNEFKGGLKFMLDNEPCAIIDNEYVKPGKGQAFNRVKLRKLLSGKVLEKTFKSGESFELADVVDVELGYLYNDGEFYHFMNNETFEQIAADVKAVADSAKWLVENDVCTLTLWNDNPITVTPPNFVEIPVTETDPGLKGDTQGTGGKPATLATGAVVRVPLFIAIGEVVKVDTRTGEYVGRVK, encoded by the coding sequence ATGGCGTCAGTAAGCACCAATGAATTCAAAGGCGGTTTAAAATTCATGTTAGATAATGAGCCTTGCGCAATTATCGACAATGAATACGTTAAGCCAGGTAAAGGCCAAGCGTTTAACCGTGTAAAACTTCGTAAACTGCTGTCAGGCAAAGTGTTAGAGAAAACATTCAAGTCAGGCGAAAGCTTTGAGCTTGCAGATGTTGTTGACGTTGAACTAGGTTACCTATACAACGATGGCGAATTCTACCACTTCATGAACAACGAAACATTTGAGCAAATCGCAGCAGACGTAAAAGCAGTCGCTGATTCAGCAAAATGGTTAGTTGAAAATGACGTTTGTACTCTAACGTTGTGGAATGATAACCCTATCACTGTTACTCCGCCAAACTTTGTTGAGATCCCAGTAACTGAAACTGATCCTGGCCTGAAAGGCGATACACAGGGTACGGGTGGTAAACCTGCAACTCTAGCAACAGGCGCGGTTGTTCGTGTACCTCTGTTCATCGCTATCGGTGAAGTTGTTAAAGTTGATACTCGTACTGGCGAATACGTTGGTCGTGTAAAATAA
- the frdD gene encoding fumarate reductase subunit FrdD, whose translation MNTNYNVNHNPKRSDEPIWWGLFGAGGTWFAMITPITILVLGILVPMGIIDADAMSYERVSEFATSIIGALFIIGTLALPMWHAMHRLHHGMHDLKFHVGVAGKVGCYFVAGLISALSVIFIFMI comes from the coding sequence ATGAACACAAATTACAATGTTAACCACAATCCGAAACGCTCTGATGAACCAATCTGGTGGGGCCTATTCGGCGCTGGCGGTACTTGGTTCGCGATGATCACACCAATCACGATTCTAGTGCTGGGTATCTTAGTGCCTATGGGTATTATCGATGCGGATGCAATGAGCTACGAACGTGTTTCTGAATTCGCCACCAGCATTATCGGTGCGCTATTCATCATCGGTACACTAGCACTGCCAATGTGGCACGCAATGCACCGTCTTCACCACGGCATGCACGACCTTAAGTTCCACGTCGGCGTTGCAGGTAAAGTGGGCTGCTACTTCGTTGCAGGCCTTATTAGCGCGTTGTCTGTTATCTTCATCTTTATGATCTAA
- the frdC gene encoding fumarate reductase subunit FrdC has translation MSNRKPYVREMKRTWWSNHPFYRFYMLREATVLPLILFTLFLTFGLGSLVKGPEAWEGWLSFMANPIVIGINIVALLGSLLHAQTFFSMMPQVMPIRLKGKLVDKRIIVLTQWAAVAFISLIVLMVV, from the coding sequence ATGAGCAATCGTAAACCTTATGTTCGTGAAATGAAGAGAACGTGGTGGAGCAACCATCCGTTCTACCGTTTCTACATGCTACGTGAAGCGACTGTACTGCCTTTGATTCTATTCACTCTGTTCCTAACCTTCGGCTTGGGTTCGCTAGTGAAAGGTCCTGAAGCGTGGGAAGGTTGGTTAAGCTTTATGGCTAACCCTATCGTTATCGGTATTAATATCGTGGCACTGCTAGGCAGCTTACTTCACGCTCAGACCTTCTTCAGCATGATGCCTCAAGTAATGCCAATCCGTCTTAAAGGCAAATTGGTAGATAAAAGAATCATCGTACTGACCCAGTGGGCAGCGGTGGCATTTATTTCTTTAATCGTTCTTATGGTGGTGTAA
- a CDS encoding succinate dehydrogenase/fumarate reductase iron-sulfur subunit produces MSANRIQKIEILRYDPEHDAEPHFQTFEVPFDETMSVLDAIGYIKDNLDKDLSYRWSCRMAICGSCGIMVDGVPKLACKSFLRDYPNGFKIEPLANFPIEKDLIVDMTPFIERLEAIKPYIIGNDRKPEDGTNIQTPEQMAKYKQFAGCINCGLCYAACPQFGLNPEFIGPAALALAHRYNLDSRDNGKAERMKLINGDNGAWGCTFVGYCSDVCPKKVDPAAAVNQGKVESSMDFVISMFKPDGELVKATEEA; encoded by the coding sequence ATGTCAGCGAATCGAATCCAAAAAATTGAAATCCTGCGTTATGACCCTGAGCACGATGCAGAACCTCACTTTCAAACCTTTGAAGTTCCGTTTGATGAAACCATGTCAGTACTTGATGCTATTGGTTACATCAAAGATAACCTAGATAAAGACCTGTCTTACCGTTGGTCTTGTCGTATGGCGATTTGTGGTTCTTGCGGCATCATGGTTGATGGCGTGCCAAAACTGGCATGTAAAAGCTTCTTACGTGACTACCCGAATGGCTTCAAGATTGAACCATTGGCTAACTTCCCAATCGAGAAAGATTTGATTGTCGACATGACGCCGTTCATCGAGCGCCTTGAAGCAATCAAGCCTTACATCATTGGTAACGACCGCAAGCCAGAAGACGGCACTAACATCCAAACTCCAGAGCAAATGGCGAAGTACAAACAGTTCGCTGGCTGCATCAACTGTGGTTTGTGTTACGCAGCGTGTCCTCAGTTTGGTCTAAACCCTGAGTTCATCGGTCCTGCGGCACTTGCTCTTGCTCACCGCTACAACCTAGATAGCCGTGACAATGGTAAAGCTGAACGTATGAAGCTTATCAATGGCGACAATGGCGCTTGGGGCTGTACGTTTGTAGGTTACTGTTCTGATGTATGTCCGAAGAAAGTAGATCCAGCGGCTGCAGTAAACCAAGGTAAAGTTGAGTCTTCAATGGACTTCGTTATTTCGATGTTCAAACCTGATGGCGAGCTGGTTAAAGCGACGGAGGAAGCGTAA